The proteins below come from a single Arthrobacter crystallopoietes genomic window:
- a CDS encoding NADP-dependent isocitrate dehydrogenase, with the protein MEKIQTEGTVVELDGDEMAHRMWTLVKERLILPHVDAPILRFDLSLPNRERTGDAVTHDAAAAVAEHLVGVKCATITPDAGRAVEYGLTRLWPSPNGTLRNALNGVLFREPIMIGSVPRLVPGWRKPIVIGRHAHADQYKAVNFAAPGAGRLTLTYTPDDGSPAISHEVTSFPSGGGVAMGMYNYTDSIRDFARACFSYGLKRGYPVYLSTKNTVLKAYDGQFKDVFGQVYDGEFRTAFEAAGIGYEHRLIDDMVASALRWEGGYLWACKNYDGDVQSDIVAQGFGSPGLMTSVLTTPEGRTQLTEAAHGTIARHHRRRLAGETTSTNPIATIYAWTRALAHRAMLDGNVALAGFASGLEEAVVKTVDRGILTADLASLSEPGASGVTTEAFLDAVAVTVADAKTSA; encoded by the coding sequence ATGGAAAAGATCCAGACTGAGGGAACCGTTGTAGAACTCGACGGCGACGAGATGGCCCACCGGATGTGGACGCTGGTCAAGGAACGGCTGATCCTGCCGCACGTAGACGCTCCCATTTTGCGCTTCGACCTCTCACTGCCCAACCGCGAACGTACCGGTGACGCCGTGACCCATGACGCGGCTGCAGCCGTCGCCGAGCACCTGGTGGGCGTCAAGTGCGCTACTATCACCCCGGATGCGGGGCGGGCCGTGGAATACGGCCTCACGCGGCTCTGGCCCTCGCCCAACGGGACGTTGCGGAACGCTCTCAACGGCGTGCTCTTCCGCGAACCCATCATGATCGGCTCCGTACCGCGGCTTGTCCCGGGCTGGCGTAAGCCGATCGTGATCGGCCGCCACGCCCATGCGGACCAGTACAAGGCAGTGAACTTTGCCGCTCCAGGTGCAGGGCGTTTGACCTTGACCTACACCCCCGACGACGGATCCCCCGCCATCAGCCACGAAGTGACGTCCTTTCCGAGCGGCGGCGGCGTCGCCATGGGGATGTACAACTACACCGATTCGATCCGCGATTTTGCCCGGGCTTGCTTCTCGTACGGGCTCAAGCGCGGCTACCCGGTCTACTTGTCCACCAAGAACACCGTACTGAAGGCCTACGACGGCCAGTTCAAGGACGTCTTCGGGCAGGTTTACGACGGCGAATTCCGCACTGCGTTCGAAGCGGCCGGCATCGGCTACGAACACCGACTCATCGACGACATGGTGGCCTCCGCGCTGAGATGGGAGGGCGGCTATCTCTGGGCCTGCAAGAATTACGACGGCGACGTGCAGTCCGACATTGTGGCGCAGGGATTCGGATCGCCGGGCCTGATGACCTCAGTGCTGACCACACCAGAGGGCCGCACCCAGCTCACGGAAGCCGCGCACGGGACAATCGCCCGCCATCACCGGCGCCGCCTAGCAGGAGAAACCACGTCAACGAACCCGATCGCGACCATCTACGCCTGGACAAGGGCGCTGGCACACCGCGCCATGCTGGATGGCAACGTCGCCCTCGCCGGATTCGCTTCCGGACTCGAGGAGGCCGTGGTGAAAACCGTTGACCGCGGGATTCTGACGGCCGATCTGGCATCCTTATCAGAACCGGGAGCCTCCGGAGTGACTACCGAAGCGTTTTTGGACGCGGTGGCAGTGACGGTTGCCGACGCCAAGACGTCTGCCTAG
- a CDS encoding SDR family oxidoreductase, with translation MTSQASAPQVLTAVVTGAGSGIGRAVARQLLAAGFSLALAGRRPELLAETAEDNPAALVVPTDITDPADVDRLFNAVRERWGRLDLLFNNAGTFGPAAGIDEISLADWNDTVAVNLTGAMLCAAAAFRQMKVQQPQGGRIINNGSISAHTPRPRSVAYAATKHALTGLTKSIELDGRPYGVSCGQIDIGNTSTGLLHGVGISDGALQPDGSRRVEPTFDVDEAARAVVLMATLPAQANINQLTITASGMPYIGRG, from the coding sequence ATGACATCCCAAGCTTCGGCACCCCAGGTGCTCACCGCCGTCGTTACCGGCGCTGGATCCGGCATTGGCCGCGCGGTGGCCCGTCAGCTGCTCGCGGCCGGCTTCTCACTTGCGCTGGCCGGACGGCGCCCTGAACTGCTCGCGGAGACCGCCGAGGACAACCCGGCGGCACTGGTGGTTCCGACGGACATCACGGATCCGGCAGACGTCGACCGACTCTTCAACGCCGTGCGTGAACGCTGGGGCCGGCTCGACCTGCTCTTCAACAATGCCGGCACCTTCGGCCCGGCGGCCGGCATCGACGAGATCAGCCTGGCCGACTGGAATGACACGGTGGCGGTGAACCTCACCGGTGCCATGCTGTGTGCTGCGGCGGCATTCCGGCAGATGAAGGTCCAGCAGCCGCAAGGTGGCAGGATCATCAACAATGGCTCCATTTCCGCGCACACGCCGCGGCCGCGCTCGGTGGCGTACGCGGCGACCAAGCACGCCTTGACCGGGTTAACTAAGTCCATCGAACTCGACGGCAGGCCGTACGGCGTCAGCTGCGGCCAGATAGATATCGGCAACACCTCGACCGGCCTCCTGCACGGCGTCGGCATCAGCGACGGCGCCCTGCAGCCGGACGGCAGCAGACGTGTCGAGCCGACGTTCGACGTCGATGAGGCCGCCCGCGCGGTGGTCCTCATGGCCACGTTGCCGGCCCAGGCGAACATCAACCAGCTCACCATTACCGCTTCCGGAATGCCGTACATCGGCCGGGGCTAG
- the aceE gene encoding pyruvate dehydrogenase (acetyl-transferring), homodimeric type, translating into MTVIDETPAILSALADQLPDRDPEETAEWSESLDQLISTQGTARAQFIMRSLLQRAGAQSVGVPMVTTTDYVNTIPADQEPHYPGNEEIERKYRAWMRWNAAVMVHRAQRPEVGVGGHISTYAGAATLYEVGFNHFFRGKDHPGGGDQVFFQGHASPGMYARAFMEGRLTEEDLDGFRQEKSKAGHALSSYPHPRLMPHFWEFPTVSMGIGPMNAIYQAQSNRYLQNRGIKDTSDQHVWAFLGDGEMDEPESRGLLQLAANEKLDNLTFVVNCNLQRLDGPVRGNGKIMQELEAFFRGAGWNVVKVVWGREWDNLLAKDTNGALVDIMNETPDGDYQTYKAESGGFVRDQFFGKTPETKAMVADLSDAEIWNLKRGGHDYHKVYAAYKAATEFKGKPTVVLVKTVKGYGLGPHFEGRNATHQMKKLTLQDLKDFRDYLRIPISDEQLEADPYRPPYYHPGADAPEIQYLMDRRAALGGSVPERRSKHAEIKLPEAKAYEVAKRGSGKQQAATTMAFVRLLKDLMRDKEFGNRVVPVVPDESRTFGMDAFFPTAKIYNPGGQNYLSVDRDLVLAYKESPAGQLIHPGINEAGAVAAFTAAGTAYATHGEPLVPIYVFYSMFGFQRTGDSFWAAADQMTRGFIIGATAGRTTLTGEGLQHADGHSPVLAATNPAVVTYDPAFGYEIGHIMRAGLERMYGGNHPDPNVMYYLTVYNEPIVQPAEPEGLDIDGVLGGIYKLKAAEAQGPKTQLLASGVAVPWALEAQSILAEDWGISADVWSVTSWNELRRDGLAAEREMFLNPGSEARKPFVAQQLEGAEGPVVAVSDYMSQVPDQIRQYVPNEFATLGADGFGFSDTRAAARRFFSIDAHSVVVRALQLLAAQGKVPADAPAEAFRRYRLDDVNAGTSGSAGGDA; encoded by the coding sequence ATGACTGTTATTGATGAGACGCCGGCTATCCTGAGCGCGCTCGCCGACCAGTTGCCGGACCGTGATCCGGAAGAGACCGCGGAGTGGTCCGAATCGCTGGACCAGCTGATCAGCACGCAAGGTACCGCCCGGGCCCAGTTCATCATGCGCTCGCTCCTGCAGCGGGCAGGAGCGCAGAGCGTCGGCGTGCCGATGGTGACCACCACGGATTACGTCAACACCATCCCGGCAGACCAGGAGCCGCACTACCCTGGCAATGAGGAAATCGAGCGCAAGTACCGCGCCTGGATGCGCTGGAATGCCGCCGTCATGGTCCACCGGGCTCAGCGTCCCGAGGTAGGCGTCGGCGGGCATATCTCCACCTACGCCGGAGCGGCCACCCTCTATGAGGTCGGCTTCAACCACTTTTTCCGCGGCAAGGATCACCCGGGCGGCGGCGACCAGGTCTTCTTCCAGGGGCATGCCTCTCCCGGCATGTATGCCCGCGCCTTCATGGAAGGCCGGCTCACCGAGGAGGATCTGGACGGTTTCCGGCAGGAAAAGTCGAAGGCCGGTCATGCGCTCTCCTCATATCCGCACCCGCGGCTGATGCCCCACTTCTGGGAATTCCCCACCGTGTCCATGGGCATCGGGCCGATGAACGCCATCTACCAGGCGCAGTCCAACCGCTACCTGCAGAACCGCGGTATCAAGGACACCTCGGACCAGCATGTCTGGGCCTTCCTTGGCGACGGCGAAATGGACGAGCCGGAAAGCCGCGGCCTGCTCCAGTTGGCCGCCAACGAAAAGCTGGACAACCTCACGTTTGTGGTCAACTGCAACCTGCAGCGGCTGGACGGGCCGGTGCGTGGCAACGGCAAGATCATGCAGGAGCTCGAGGCCTTCTTCCGCGGTGCCGGCTGGAACGTGGTCAAAGTGGTCTGGGGCCGCGAATGGGACAACCTGCTGGCCAAGGACACCAACGGCGCGCTCGTGGACATCATGAACGAAACCCCCGACGGCGACTACCAGACCTACAAGGCGGAATCGGGCGGCTTCGTCCGCGACCAGTTCTTCGGCAAGACCCCGGAGACCAAGGCCATGGTCGCGGACCTGAGCGATGCCGAGATCTGGAACCTCAAGCGCGGCGGCCACGATTACCACAAGGTTTACGCGGCCTATAAGGCGGCAACCGAGTTCAAGGGCAAGCCTACGGTAGTCCTGGTCAAGACTGTCAAGGGCTACGGGCTCGGTCCGCACTTCGAAGGCCGGAACGCAACCCACCAGATGAAGAAGCTAACCCTGCAGGATCTGAAGGACTTCCGCGATTACCTGCGGATCCCCATCAGCGACGAGCAGCTCGAGGCTGACCCGTACCGGCCGCCGTACTACCACCCGGGCGCGGATGCGCCGGAGATCCAGTACCTGATGGACCGGCGTGCTGCCCTCGGCGGTTCCGTCCCGGAGCGCCGCAGCAAGCACGCGGAGATCAAGCTCCCGGAGGCGAAGGCGTACGAGGTTGCCAAGCGCGGGTCCGGCAAGCAGCAGGCGGCCACCACCATGGCGTTCGTCCGGCTGCTGAAGGACCTGATGCGGGACAAGGAATTCGGCAACCGCGTGGTTCCGGTGGTCCCAGATGAGTCGCGGACTTTCGGTATGGACGCGTTCTTCCCGACGGCGAAGATCTACAACCCCGGCGGCCAGAACTACCTCTCCGTGGACCGCGATCTGGTCCTGGCCTACAAGGAGTCTCCGGCCGGGCAGCTGATCCACCCGGGCATCAACGAGGCCGGCGCAGTCGCGGCCTTCACCGCCGCCGGCACTGCCTATGCCACGCACGGCGAACCGCTCGTACCGATCTACGTGTTCTATTCGATGTTCGGCTTCCAGCGCACGGGCGATTCCTTCTGGGCTGCCGCCGACCAGATGACCCGCGGCTTCATCATCGGCGCCACGGCCGGCCGGACTACGCTGACGGGGGAGGGGTTGCAGCACGCCGACGGCCATTCGCCGGTACTCGCGGCGACCAATCCCGCCGTCGTTACCTATGATCCGGCCTTCGGCTACGAGATCGGCCACATCATGAGGGCCGGGCTGGAGCGCATGTACGGCGGTAACCACCCGGATCCGAACGTCATGTACTACCTCACCGTGTACAACGAGCCGATCGTCCAGCCGGCCGAGCCGGAAGGTCTGGATATTGACGGCGTCCTGGGCGGCATCTACAAGCTGAAGGCCGCGGAAGCCCAGGGGCCGAAGACCCAGTTGCTGGCATCCGGCGTCGCAGTTCCGTGGGCCCTGGAGGCACAGAGCATCCTGGCTGAGGACTGGGGTATCAGCGCCGACGTTTGGTCCGTGACCAGTTGGAATGAACTGCGCCGAGATGGCCTGGCTGCGGAACGGGAGATGTTCCTGAACCCCGGCTCCGAAGCGCGCAAACCGTTCGTCGCGCAACAGCTCGAGGGCGCCGAAGGGCCGGTCGTTGCGGTTTCCGACTACATGTCGCAGGTGCCCGACCAGATCCGCCAGTATGTGCCGAACGAATTCGCCACACTTGGCGCTGACGGCTTCGGGTTCTCGGATACGCGGGCCGCGGCACGCCGTTTCTTCAGCATCGACGCCCACTCCGTGGTGGTCCGCGCCCTGCAGTTGCTCGCTGCGCAGGGCAAGGTGCCCGCAGACGCCCCGGCCGAAGCCTTCCGCCGGTACCGGCTGGACGACGTCAACGCGGGAACCTCGGGCAGCGCCGGAGGCGACGCCTAA